One window from the genome of Spirosoma rhododendri encodes:
- a CDS encoding YceI family protein encodes MKTIACLSLFLISTLSAVAQRYVADSQQSKLSWTGHSEIGSYAPSGTVQLRQGLIQVRNGQISQARIDIDMRTIQHENGQMQTHLRGEDFFDTAKFPTATFTVQQISGGQASGLLTIKGVTKPISFPVMVTLSGDMIHLKGQASIDRTLFGVNYNSTSFFAGLGDHAIRNTFELTFDLLARRGNAVADR; translated from the coding sequence ATGAAAACGATAGCCTGCCTCAGCCTTTTCCTAATCAGTACACTCTCCGCCGTGGCCCAGCGCTACGTGGCCGACAGCCAGCAAAGCAAACTAAGCTGGACGGGACACAGTGAAATCGGCAGTTACGCGCCCAGCGGTACGGTTCAGCTTCGGCAGGGACTTATTCAGGTGCGAAACGGTCAGATCAGTCAGGCACGGATCGACATCGATATGCGGACGATTCAGCACGAAAATGGGCAGATGCAGACTCACCTGCGCGGTGAAGACTTTTTCGACACGGCCAAATTCCCGACGGCCACCTTCACCGTTCAGCAGATCAGCGGTGGGCAGGCAAGCGGTCTGTTGACGATCAAGGGCGTTACCAAACCGATTTCGTTTCCCGTCATGGTTACGCTCTCCGGCGACATGATTCACCTGAAAGGGCAGGCCAGTATCGACCGAACGCTCTTTGGCGTCAACTATAATTCGACTAGTTTCTTCGCCGGGCTGGGCGACCACGCCATCCGCAACACTTTCGAGCTAACATTCGACCTGCTGGCCCGTCGAGGCAATGCAGTAGCCGACCGATAG
- a CDS encoding T9SS type A sorting domain-containing protein → MKKLCTLWLALIPWVGYGQSASAPFGFQYSQQPAVSVDGRALLNPWVGGLNAMQFATLRLNDDNRDDLLVYDRTSRKVSTFVAIDNPTGSGIAWQYAPAYETILPALSGWVIAVDYDGDGRKDLFSLIDGNVRVYHNDSQTGKVAFSVAVSELMTQGFAGRQILYVSPADLPAILDYDDDGDIDILTFDPTGNLIAYQQNMSVERTGKKDGLDFKRPDCFYWGHFLKEFCNDFVFGIDCDGTQSGKSVPLKPATGAARPMHSGNTLAVMDTDGDGKKDLLFGAVSCPGVARLINVATNDSAARFTRFDTLFPAKNPVLFPAFAGVYSEDVDGDGVRDLLASPFVDQNDNDLYDFRASAWYYKNAGTNAKPDFQLKQKDFLQSEMVDLGENAVPALADLDGDGDMDLLVGYAGAQTTKGYRAGIWQFENKGTGQNPAFALITTDYLSLAQSLTLVNTMPTFADVDGNGSMDLIVTGTGASSLEIRLFVNAAAKGAPVQYSLPTAVRWPNPDLMQLGERLLVADLDRDGKADVLLGKNNGLIHYFRNTGTATVPVFQLQSQNFGNLPTTFYTGASSLALADLNGDQKNEFITASGDGKVKLYQFPDALTGPLTLLDSLPALGSPGLKLAAATADLDGDALPDLLLGTGGGGLRYLKNTSQKVVITGLPTETTGPWAFPNPTDRYLTIRAPHDGQVELLSLSGQVVLAGQSVKGNTEQMLDLGSLSEGTYLLRLTASGKATLVEKVVVWK, encoded by the coding sequence ATGAAAAAGCTGTGTACGCTCTGGTTGGCACTGATTCCGTGGGTTGGCTACGGGCAGTCGGCGTCGGCACCGTTTGGGTTTCAATATAGTCAGCAGCCTGCCGTCAGCGTCGATGGGCGGGCCTTGCTGAACCCCTGGGTGGGTGGATTGAACGCCATGCAGTTTGCCACCCTGCGCCTGAATGACGACAACCGCGACGACCTGCTCGTCTACGACCGGACAAGCCGAAAGGTAAGTACGTTCGTCGCTATCGACAACCCGACCGGAAGTGGTATTGCCTGGCAATACGCACCGGCATACGAAACGATACTGCCCGCGCTGTCGGGCTGGGTAATTGCCGTTGACTATGACGGTGATGGCCGGAAAGATCTGTTCTCCCTGATCGACGGCAACGTGCGGGTATACCACAACGACTCGCAGACTGGAAAGGTCGCGTTCAGTGTAGCCGTCAGCGAACTGATGACGCAGGGGTTTGCCGGTCGGCAGATTCTGTATGTATCCCCCGCCGACCTGCCCGCCATTCTGGACTACGACGACGATGGCGACATCGATATTCTGACCTTCGACCCGACTGGTAATCTGATTGCCTATCAGCAGAACATGAGCGTCGAACGGACGGGGAAGAAAGACGGGCTTGACTTCAAACGGCCCGACTGCTTCTACTGGGGCCATTTTCTGAAAGAATTCTGCAACGATTTTGTCTTTGGCATCGACTGCGACGGTACGCAGTCGGGCAAGTCTGTTCCGCTGAAACCCGCCACCGGCGCGGCCCGGCCTATGCACAGCGGCAACACCCTGGCGGTGATGGATACCGATGGCGACGGTAAAAAAGACCTGCTGTTCGGCGCGGTCAGTTGTCCCGGTGTCGCCCGGCTAATCAACGTCGCGACCAACGACAGCGCGGCCCGTTTTACCCGCTTCGATACCTTATTTCCGGCGAAGAACCCGGTACTGTTCCCGGCCTTTGCCGGGGTGTACTCAGAAGATGTCGACGGCGACGGCGTGCGCGATTTGCTGGCGTCGCCTTTCGTCGATCAGAACGACAACGACCTGTATGATTTTCGGGCGTCGGCCTGGTATTACAAAAACGCCGGGACGAACGCGAAGCCCGATTTTCAGCTGAAGCAGAAAGACTTTCTGCAAAGTGAGATGGTCGATCTGGGCGAAAATGCCGTGCCCGCCCTGGCCGACCTCGACGGCGACGGCGACATGGATCTGCTGGTTGGCTACGCGGGGGCGCAAACGACGAAGGGCTACCGGGCGGGTATCTGGCAGTTTGAAAACAAAGGCACCGGGCAAAATCCGGCTTTCGCGCTCATCACGACTGATTACCTGAGTCTGGCGCAGTCGCTGACGCTGGTCAACACGATGCCGACCTTCGCCGACGTCGATGGCAATGGTAGTATGGATCTGATCGTGACGGGTACGGGGGCTAGTAGTCTGGAAATACGGCTGTTTGTCAACGCAGCGGCCAAAGGTGCCCCGGTGCAGTACAGCCTGCCCACCGCCGTCCGCTGGCCCAACCCCGACCTGATGCAGTTGGGCGAACGCCTGCTGGTTGCCGACCTCGACCGCGATGGAAAAGCCGACGTGCTGCTGGGGAAAAACAATGGGTTGATCCACTACTTCCGCAATACGGGTACGGCCACAGTTCCCGTATTCCAGTTGCAGAGCCAGAACTTCGGCAACCTGCCAACGACGTTCTACACGGGTGCATCGTCGCTGGCGCTGGCTGATCTGAACGGCGATCAGAAGAACGAATTCATCACCGCGTCGGGCGATGGCAAAGTGAAACTCTACCAGTTTCCCGACGCGCTCACCGGTCCGCTGACCCTGCTCGACAGCCTGCCCGCGCTGGGCTCGCCCGGTCTGAAACTGGCCGCTGCCACCGCCGACCTCGACGGCGACGCCCTGCCTGACTTACTGCTGGGAACGGGTGGGGGCGGTTTGCGCTACCTGAAAAATACGTCGCAGAAAGTAGTCATCACCGGCTTGCCGACCGAAACCACTGGCCCCTGGGCGTTCCCCAATCCCACCGACCGCTACCTGACCATCCGCGCCCCCCACGACGGACAGGTCGAACTGCTATCGCTATCCGGGCAGGTTGTGTTGGCCGGGCAGTCCGTCAAAGGTAATACCGAGCAGATGCTTGATTTGGGCAGCTTGTCCGAAGGCACCTATCTGCTCCGCCTGACCGCTTCCGGCAAAGCCACGCTGGTAGAGAAAGTGGTGGTCTGGAAGTAG
- a CDS encoding UDP-N-acetylmuramoyl-tripeptide--D-alanyl-D-alanine ligase: MVSTPALYDKFLECTGVSTDTRRITPDSLFVALKGASFDGNQFAEKALSDGAKYAIVDDPAVADRNPRCLLVEDGLLALQDLARYHRQTLTIPVVGLSGSNGKTTTKELIAAVLSTRFRTYATVGNLNNHIGVPLTLLAIRTDGDASAYEMAVVEMGANHQREIALLCSIAQPTHGLLTNVGKAHLEGFGGIAGVRKGKGELYDYLMQTGGTVFINSRDKVLMAMYRERLKTDKSDETFAQVIFYPADEPASQPIELLSESPVTYRDSTGETVTHLPGQYNFDNMLAAMAVGYQFGVTVEEANRAIAGYNPTNNRSQVVQKGSNTVLLDAYNANPSSMAAAIRQFAATPAQRKVVILGDMYELGDESAAEHEALGKLIAEGKFDLVILAGKDMKYALNALPTAYYFPDKFSLHNWVMDHPQTDTHFLIKGSRGMGLESVVPFI; the protein is encoded by the coding sequence ATGGTATCAACCCCTGCCCTGTACGATAAATTTCTGGAATGCACCGGCGTCTCGACCGATACCCGCCGGATTACACCCGATTCGCTGTTCGTAGCCCTCAAAGGCGCGTCGTTCGATGGTAATCAGTTCGCCGAAAAAGCGTTGTCCGACGGGGCTAAGTACGCCATTGTCGACGACCCCGCCGTGGCCGACCGAAACCCGCGCTGCCTGCTGGTGGAAGATGGGCTGCTGGCCTTGCAGGATCTGGCCCGGTACCACCGCCAAACGCTGACGATTCCGGTCGTTGGCCTGTCGGGGTCGAACGGGAAGACGACAACCAAAGAGCTGATCGCAGCCGTGCTGTCGACCCGGTTCCGCACCTATGCGACGGTTGGCAACCTCAACAACCACATCGGCGTACCGCTGACGCTGCTGGCTATCCGCACCGATGGCGACGCATCGGCCTACGAGATGGCGGTGGTGGAGATGGGTGCCAACCATCAGCGCGAGATTGCGTTGCTCTGTAGCATTGCCCAGCCCACCCACGGCCTGCTGACCAACGTTGGCAAGGCGCACCTGGAAGGGTTTGGGGGCATCGCCGGTGTTCGCAAGGGCAAAGGCGAATTGTACGACTATCTGATGCAGACGGGCGGGACGGTCTTTATCAACTCCCGCGACAAGGTGCTGATGGCGATGTACCGCGAACGGCTGAAAACCGACAAATCGGATGAAACGTTTGCTCAGGTCATTTTCTACCCCGCCGACGAGCCAGCCAGTCAGCCCATCGAACTGCTGTCGGAATCGCCCGTTACCTACCGCGACAGCACCGGCGAGACGGTAACGCACCTGCCGGGGCAGTACAACTTCGACAACATGCTGGCGGCTATGGCCGTGGGATACCAGTTCGGCGTGACGGTCGAGGAAGCCAACCGAGCTATCGCGGGGTATAACCCAACCAACAACCGCTCGCAGGTGGTGCAGAAGGGCAGCAACACCGTGCTACTCGACGCTTACAACGCTAACCCCAGCTCGATGGCGGCCGCGATCCGGCAGTTTGCCGCGACGCCCGCCCAGCGTAAGGTGGTGATTCTGGGCGATATGTACGAGCTGGGCGATGAAAGCGCAGCCGAACACGAAGCCCTCGGCAAACTGATCGCAGAGGGCAAGTTTGATCTCGTCATACTGGCGGGTAAAGACATGAAGTACGCGCTGAATGCCCTACCAACGGCGTACTATTTCCCCGATAAATTCTCGCTCCACAACTGGGTGATGGACCACCCCCAGACTGATACGCATTTCCTCATCAAAGGCTCGCGCGGGATGGGGCTGGAAAGCGTTGTGCCGTTTATCTGA
- a CDS encoding TonB-dependent receptor, whose protein sequence is MHFKQLTASLFLILLTVQLAFAHLGTLTGVVIDAQTRLPLRSVSVNLIGTGKMTLTDELGRYRFDRLAPKLYKIEFSHIGYATTAQKTAVGDDQTAHIQTSLIAAPVNLSAVTVSALRPADQQLISGIDIKLRPIVNSQEILRLVPGLFIGQHAGGGKAEQIFLRGFDLDHGTDIRLSVDGMPVNMVSHAHGQGYADLHFVIPELVDGVDFKKGPYTTDQGNLATAGWANMRTRTTLDRSFVKLEAGQFNTYRAVAGINLLGDAARQKSQSAYVGGEYSYSDSYFDNPQRFKRVNVLGKYHRHIGDNTTLTLTASTFWSKWNHSGQIPDRAVESGLVDWFGSVDPTEGGETSRTNLNAQLTTVTPKNHIIKNQFFYSSYNFELYSNFTFFLNDTINGDQIRQKEGRNLFGYNGSYTTQTTLGRTSWTTTLGAQYRQDITPGRGDGPTELSHTKDRTITLERLQYGNVNEINAALYADEVVQLSSRFTVNAGLRVDQFRSQYEDLLVKSSATPDPTTKHVTQAIVSPKLNLYFTVNPTLQLYLNTGKGFHSNDARVVTAQNGRQILPGGYGSDLGVIAKPFPRLLVNAAAWYLYLQQEFVYVGDEGVVEPSGRSRRMGLDLSARYQITNRSAGPNLFADLDLNTANPRSLDAEKGQNYLPLAPVLTSTGGLSLQGGGGFSGSLRYRYMADRPANDDNTVVARGYFVTDLQANYNRKNYTLGLTVQNLLNTRWKETQFDTESRLKGEATPVSEIHFTPGTPFFARLSLTYFW, encoded by the coding sequence ATGCATTTTAAACAACTAACGGCTTCTCTTTTCCTGATTTTACTGACAGTACAACTGGCATTCGCACACCTCGGCACACTGACCGGCGTTGTCATCGACGCACAGACCCGCCTGCCGCTACGGAGCGTTTCGGTCAATCTGATCGGCACCGGGAAGATGACCCTGACCGACGAACTGGGCCGTTACCGCTTCGACCGACTGGCCCCCAAGCTGTATAAAATTGAGTTTTCGCACATCGGTTACGCCACTACCGCGCAGAAAACGGCCGTGGGCGACGATCAGACCGCCCATATCCAGACCAGCCTGATCGCGGCACCGGTCAACCTGAGCGCCGTGACGGTCTCGGCACTCCGGCCCGCCGATCAGCAGCTCATCAGCGGAATCGACATCAAGCTGCGGCCCATTGTAAACTCGCAGGAAATTCTGCGGCTGGTGCCGGGGCTGTTTATCGGGCAGCATGCGGGGGGCGGCAAGGCCGAACAGATTTTCCTGCGCGGCTTCGACCTCGACCACGGCACCGACATTCGCCTGAGCGTCGACGGGATGCCCGTCAACATGGTGTCGCACGCCCACGGGCAGGGCTACGCCGATCTGCACTTCGTCATTCCCGAACTGGTCGATGGCGTCGATTTCAAGAAAGGACCATACACCACCGATCAGGGGAATCTGGCCACGGCGGGCTGGGCCAACATGCGTACCCGCACCACGCTCGACCGCTCGTTTGTCAAACTCGAAGCCGGGCAGTTCAACACCTACCGGGCCGTCGCCGGGATTAACCTGCTGGGGGATGCCGCCCGGCAGAAAAGTCAGTCGGCCTATGTGGGCGGTGAGTATTCGTACAGCGATTCGTACTTCGATAATCCGCAGCGTTTCAAACGAGTCAACGTGCTGGGCAAATACCACCGGCACATCGGCGACAACACCACCCTGACCCTGACAGCGTCGACGTTCTGGAGTAAGTGGAACCACTCCGGGCAGATTCCCGACCGGGCCGTTGAATCGGGATTGGTCGACTGGTTTGGGTCCGTCGACCCCACCGAGGGGGGCGAAACCAGCCGCACCAACCTGAATGCCCAACTGACGACCGTTACGCCGAAAAATCACATCATCAAGAATCAGTTTTTCTACAGCAGCTACAATTTTGAGCTGTATTCCAACTTCACCTTCTTCCTGAACGACACCATCAACGGCGATCAGATTCGCCAAAAAGAAGGCCGCAACCTGTTTGGTTACAACGGCAGCTACACCACGCAAACCACCCTCGGCCGCACCAGCTGGACTACTACGCTGGGCGCGCAGTACCGGCAGGACATAACGCCGGGCCGTGGCGACGGACCGACCGAACTGTCGCACACCAAAGACCGGACGATCACACTGGAACGGCTTCAGTACGGCAACGTCAACGAAATCAATGCGGCCCTGTACGCCGACGAAGTCGTGCAGCTGTCGAGTCGGTTCACGGTCAACGCCGGATTGCGGGTCGATCAGTTCCGGTCGCAGTACGAGGATTTGCTGGTAAAGTCGAGCGCGACCCCGGACCCCACGACAAAGCACGTGACGCAGGCCATCGTGTCACCCAAGCTGAATTTGTATTTCACCGTCAACCCGACGCTGCAACTGTACCTGAACACGGGTAAGGGCTTTCACTCCAACGATGCGCGGGTCGTGACGGCGCAGAACGGACGGCAAATCTTACCGGGTGGCTACGGTTCCGATCTGGGCGTTATTGCCAAGCCGTTTCCGCGTTTGCTGGTCAATGCCGCTGCGTGGTACCTGTATCTGCAACAGGAGTTTGTGTACGTGGGCGACGAGGGCGTGGTCGAACCGAGCGGTCGGTCGCGGAGGATGGGGCTGGATTTGTCGGCGCGGTACCAGATCACCAACCGGTCGGCTGGCCCCAACCTCTTCGCCGATCTTGACCTGAACACGGCCAACCCCCGGTCGCTGGATGCTGAGAAAGGCCAAAACTACCTGCCGCTGGCTCCCGTCCTTACCTCGACGGGCGGGCTGTCGCTGCAAGGCGGGGGCGGGTTTAGTGGCTCGCTGCGCTATCGTTACATGGCCGACCGACCCGCCAACGACGACAATACGGTGGTAGCGAGAGGCTACTTCGTGACGGATTTACAGGCCAACTACAACCGGAAAAACTACACGCTCGGCCTGACGGTGCAGAACCTGCTCAACACCCGCTGGAAAGAAACCCAGTTCGATACCGAGAGTCGATTAAAAGGTGAAGCGACTCCGGTTAGTGAGATTCACTTCACACCTGGTACGCCCTTCTTCGCCCGCCTGAGCCTGACCTATTTTTGGTAA
- a CDS encoding capsule assembly Wzi family protein, with product MPFWLRANQWGTVPLTTPAGTLRAGFRRSYTPTDTTKTSRPRRFDWTVGAQVVGNAATESRVLLPELYAKGRWRSIELAVGRWRQLTGLGDSTLSSGFINGSGNAIPIPKVQLATRGYVPLGFTKRFVAINAGFVHGWFTGAYIHGAYLHQKYVYLRLGKPASRFKGYLGINHEVQWAGQADYLIGSTAAVNGKLPSQFNYYPAVVLGTRPDSWETADYTSFDGAYWFGNGLGSMDLGVEMKTATGTWLLYHQHIYEDLSGLLWINAPDGLTGLSWHRNAGSRPGWLNRIVVEYLTTTNQSGSTFDYNAKYQGADNYFDHGQYIQGWSYMGRTIGTPFIMPQNEVVPTARTSQFFPNNRVQMGYVGAAGQLGSGVDWTVRLSYSRNYGTFSEPYLPSLDQFSALVSAQWHLPRMAGTQLTASLAADQGQLLPSTIGGFVSLRKQW from the coding sequence ATGCCGTTCTGGCTACGGGCCAATCAGTGGGGGACGGTACCCCTGACAACCCCCGCCGGTACGCTACGGGCCGGTTTCCGGCGATCCTACACCCCAACCGATACCACCAAAACCAGTCGCCCACGCCGGTTCGACTGGACGGTGGGGGCGCAGGTGGTGGGCAATGCCGCCACCGAAAGCCGGGTACTGCTGCCCGAACTGTACGCGAAAGGGCGCTGGCGGTCGATCGAACTGGCCGTTGGGCGGTGGCGGCAACTGACCGGTCTGGGCGATTCAACGCTGTCGTCGGGCTTTATCAACGGGTCGGGCAACGCCATTCCGATTCCGAAGGTGCAGCTGGCTACGCGGGGCTACGTGCCGCTGGGCTTCACGAAACGCTTCGTGGCCATCAACGCGGGTTTCGTCCACGGCTGGTTTACGGGGGCCTACATTCACGGAGCGTATCTGCATCAGAAGTACGTTTATCTGCGACTGGGTAAACCCGCCAGCCGGTTCAAAGGCTACCTGGGCATCAACCACGAAGTGCAGTGGGCCGGGCAGGCTGATTATCTGATCGGCTCGACGGCGGCTGTGAACGGCAAACTGCCCTCGCAGTTCAACTATTACCCGGCGGTGGTGCTGGGTACGCGGCCCGATAGCTGGGAAACAGCCGATTATACCAGTTTCGATGGGGCTTACTGGTTTGGTAACGGCCTGGGCAGCATGGATTTGGGCGTCGAGATGAAAACAGCGACCGGTACCTGGCTGCTTTACCATCAGCATATTTACGAAGACCTGTCGGGTTTGCTCTGGATCAACGCGCCCGATGGGCTGACGGGGCTGAGCTGGCACCGGAATGCGGGGAGCCGACCGGGCTGGCTGAACCGGATCGTGGTTGAATACCTGACGACGACGAATCAGAGCGGATCGACGTTCGATTACAATGCGAAGTATCAGGGAGCCGACAATTATTTCGATCACGGACAGTACATTCAGGGCTGGTCGTACATGGGCCGCACCATCGGTACACCCTTTATCATGCCACAAAACGAAGTCGTACCAACGGCCCGGACTAGTCAGTTTTTTCCGAACAATCGGGTGCAGATGGGCTACGTGGGCGCAGCGGGGCAGCTTGGCAGTGGTGTCGACTGGACCGTGCGATTGTCGTACAGCCGGAATTATGGCACCTTCTCCGAACCGTATTTACCCTCACTCGACCAGTTCTCGGCACTGGTAAGCGCGCAATGGCACCTGCCCCGAATGGCCGGTACGCAGCTGACGGCTTCGCTGGCTGCCGATCAGGGGCAGCTTTTACCCAGCACCATTGGCGGCTTCGTGAGCCTGCGCAAACAGTGGTAA
- a CDS encoding HupE/UreJ family protein, protein MFLLFLLAGGSRMALAHPMPNSGVLLNVHADRIDAELQIPLVELQLAWGHAVNDSSAGLVARLGPQLRDYLRSHIRPQSPDGRFWTVSVGELVAHETQNPIVGVYRELTAQVQMIPPGVDSPGESTPGEADVRQFTFYYDAVLHQVRTHKILVSVRQDWERGQLAEAAPVQVGEISLDIVNDRVLPLPVNLASGSSWMGFVSMVRLGTQHIAEGTDHLLFLLVLLLPAPLLVTGQSGSRRRTGRFGWGNFGGSRYSLRRLLLIVTAFTVGHSLTLLLGSLGWVRLPGQPVEILIAVSILVSAMHAVRPLFPGRETWVAAGFGLIHGLAFAGTLANLNLDAGPMALSILGFNLGIEMMQLLVIALIIPWLMLLSRTPVYAYVRVGGAVLAGVAAMAWIVERVTGQPNGLTQGVELVVGYAPYALVGLAGLALYITWRLRRSKQPSAS, encoded by the coding sequence TTGTTCCTGCTCTTCCTGCTGGCGGGTGGTTCGCGGATGGCGCTGGCGCATCCCATGCCGAATTCGGGGGTGCTACTCAATGTACACGCCGACCGTATTGACGCCGAACTCCAGATTCCCCTGGTCGAACTGCAATTGGCCTGGGGGCACGCCGTCAACGATTCATCGGCGGGGCTGGTGGCGCGGCTGGGGCCACAACTGCGCGATTACCTCAGAAGCCACATCCGCCCGCAAAGCCCCGATGGCCGGTTCTGGACCGTTTCGGTGGGGGAACTGGTCGCGCACGAAACGCAGAATCCCATCGTCGGGGTGTATCGGGAACTGACCGCGCAGGTGCAGATGATCCCGCCCGGCGTGGACTCGCCGGGCGAGTCCACGCCGGGCGAGGCCGATGTCCGGCAGTTCACTTTCTACTACGACGCAGTGCTGCATCAGGTCAGAACCCACAAGATTCTGGTGTCGGTGCGGCAGGACTGGGAACGCGGGCAACTGGCGGAAGCCGCCCCCGTGCAGGTAGGCGAAATCAGCCTTGACATCGTCAACGACCGGGTGCTACCCCTACCTGTCAACCTGGCGTCCGGTAGTAGCTGGATGGGCTTTGTCTCGATGGTACGACTCGGTACGCAGCATATCGCCGAAGGTACCGACCATCTGCTGTTCCTGCTGGTGCTGCTCCTGCCCGCCCCGCTGCTGGTGACAGGACAATCAGGCTCGCGACGACGGACCGGACGTTTTGGATGGGGCAATTTTGGCGGGTCGCGCTACAGCCTACGGCGGCTGCTGCTCATCGTGACGGCCTTTACCGTGGGCCACTCGCTGACGCTGCTGCTGGGTTCGCTCGGGTGGGTGCGGTTGCCTGGCCAGCCGGTCGAAATTCTGATTGCCGTATCGATTCTGGTGTCGGCCATGCACGCCGTTCGTCCGTTGTTTCCCGGTCGCGAAACATGGGTAGCGGCTGGGTTCGGCCTGATTCACGGGCTGGCTTTTGCCGGTACGCTGGCCAACCTGAACCTCGATGCGGGGCCAATGGCGCTGAGTATTCTGGGTTTCAACCTCGGTATCGAAATGATGCAGCTGCTCGTAATTGCCCTGATTATCCCGTGGCTGATGCTGCTGAGCCGCACGCCGGTATATGCGTACGTGCGAGTTGGGGGAGCGGTGCTGGCGGGTGTGGCGGCAATGGCCTGGATCGTGGAGCGCGTCACCGGTCAGCCGAACGGGCTGACGCAGGGTGTCGAGCTGGTCGTTGGGTATGCGCCCTATGCGCTGGTTGGGCTGGCCGGACTGGCCCTTTATATAACCTGGCGGCTGCGTCGCTCTAAACAACCATCGGCTTCCTAA